The following is a genomic window from Flavobacteriales bacterium.
GGCTTCGGCAGCCGGGTGTTCATCGAACACTTGGCCGTGCTTGCCGTCCCCTGGGCCCTGGCGCTGCACCACGCCGGCCGCCGGTCGTGGATCGTGGCGCGCGCGTGGATGCTGGGCTGCATCCTGCTCCATGGGTTCCAATACTGGCAGTACCACCACCTCATCCTCCACCACGAGAACATGGACCGCCACACGTACGCCTGGGCCTTCGGCCGCACGGCGCCGGCGGACAGGGACCGGCTCGGCGGCAACTACCAGGCCCCGCCCTTCCATCCGAACGGGATGAGCATGGTGTTGAGGGCTTACACCAACCTCGAAGAGCCCTCCCCGCACTGGATCGGCGGCCGCATCGAGCCGCGGGCGGAGGCCGTGAGCGGACGGCACGTCTGCGTGTACGACGGCGATGGGTCCGGCATCACGTTCATCGCCCCGGGCGGCACCCTGCCCATCGGACGCGCGCTGCAGCTCGAGGTGACGGCCATGCGCTATGAGGAGCGCGCAGGCGATTCGTTCACCATGCAGGGCGAAGCGATCATCCTTGGGCCCGACGGCCTGGTCGTGTTCGAGGAGCCCTTCCGGATGAACCCCCTTCCCGGCGAGAGCGACAGCACATGGGCCCGCCTTTGCTACGCCATCCCGCTGCCACCGCTGCAGTACGGTGAGGAGGTGCGGTTCCGGTTCAGGGACCCGGCCCGTGAAGCCCGCGTGCTGCTGGACGACCTGCGCATCAAGGTCTTCGCGGTGGAACCGTATTGACCGGTGCGGCACGGTGGTGGGCTGTGCCCAACGAAGCACGCAACGCGTGCGAAGGTGGGCCCAGCAGGATTTGAACCTGCGACCAAGGGATTATGAGTCCCCTGCTCTGACCGCTGAGCTATGGGCCCCGATGGCGCGCGAAGGTACAGGCGCCCCCCGGCTCCGCATCCGGCCGATGAATACCTTGCTGCAATGTCCTTCCGAGCACCGTGGTCCGTCCGGATGCTGGTCCTGCTCGGGCTGTTATTGGCGGCCGCTTCCGTGCGGTGGAGGATCATCGGGGATGACGGCCACGGGTGGAAGGACATCATCATCAGCGATGGCGCCGGCTACCATGCCTACTGGAGCATGGTACTGGAACCCGGCTGGCGTCCGGCCGCCGAGGCCCGCCCGGACCATGTGGTCCCCGCAGGGAACGCGATGGTGATCAAATACATGGTGGGGACATCGCTGATGCAGGCCCCGATGGTGCTCATGGCCCATTCGATCGGCCTGGCGCTCGGCGCCACACCCGATGCCCGGGCGTTCCGATATCAGATCGCCGTGGCGATCGGAGGCATCCTGTGGACCTTCATCGGTCTGGTCGCACTGCGGGCCCTGTTGCTGCGCATGGGGTTCGAGGACCGGGCGGTGGCGCTCTCCCTGCTCATCATCCTTGCCGGGACGGGACTGGTGCAGCACGCTGTGATGTCACCCGGGATGTCCCATCCGTGTTCGTTCGCGGCCGTGGCGCTGCTCCTGCTGAGCGTGCACCGCGCCTGGCACGAGGTCAGTGTGCGTTGGACCATCGTTGCAGCGGGTCTGTTCGCGGTCGTCCTGCTGATCCGACCGGTGAACGGGATCGTGTTGTTGGCCGTCCCGGCACTTGTGTCCGAGGGCGCGGTCTCACCGTTGCGCTGGTGGCATGCGGCCGGGCGTCGGGCGCTGCTTCCCGGCGCGGTCCTGTTCGTGGCCATGCTCTCCCTGCAACCCCTGGTGTGGTACCTGCAGAGCGGGACATGCTTCGTTCGCCCATACGGCGGCGAGGGATTCCATTGGTTGCGGCCGCAGCTCTGGAAGAGCCTCTTCGGAGCGCAGAAGGGGCTGTTCTTCCACTGGCCGCTGCTGCTGCTGGGCCTGCCAGGGGCCGTGATCCTCTGGCGAAGGTCGCCCATGGCCGGTGCGGCCCTTACCATGCACGGCATGGCCATGGTCCACCTCACCAGCGCCTGGTGGAGCTGGGAATACGGGGACAGTTACGGACCTCGTCCCTACCTGGACCACCTGCCCGTTGCGGCCGTTCCCATGACGACCTTACTGGGTTCGTTCACGCGTCGGGCGGCACGCATCCTCTGGTGGTCATTGCTTCCGTTCATCGCCCTGCAGCTGTTCCACGCGTGGCAATACACCGTGGGTATCATCCATCCCTTCAACATGGACCTGGAGAAATGGCGAGCGATCCGTTTGCGCACCGATGCGAGCTGGCGCGGTGCGCTCGGCGGCGATCTGGAACCACCCCCCTACGCGCCCTGTGGGATGGAGCTGGTGATGCGCACGAGCGCGCACGGGGGAAAGGTCGCGCCTCCCTGGGAGGAGAATGCCGCCACTCGGCCCGAGGGCCCTGGAGGGAACACCTTTCTGGTCGACAGCGACCATCCGTTCGGCCCGACCCTACGCGTGGGACCTGCCGAACTGCCGACGGGTCAAGCGTTCCACATCGAAGCCTCCCTTCGACGCGGGGAGCCGCGACCCGGGAGCGGTCAGGACGCGCTGGTAGTGACCACCCTGGGGCGCCCGGGGTCTGCACGCGAGCACTATGCGTTCCGACTGAACGATGTGCCGTTCGCTGGAACATGGCGCCGATGGCGCTATGCCTACCGCATGCCGGCCGCCCGGCCGGGCGAACAACTGTCGTGGTATGTTTGGCAGCCGGGCAACGGGGAGATCCTGCTGGACAGCATCTCGATCCGGATCACGGCCGTGCGACCATGCGAGTGAACCGTTCGGGCAACAACGAGAGACGCAACGTGCCGGTGCGGGCCGCTGCGATGTACGCCGGAAGCGCTCTGGGATGAGCCGCGCGATCGATACCGTGCTTCTCGACCTCGGCGGAGTGCTCATCGACGTGGACTACCACCGCACGGCCGAGGCCTTCAATGCGCTGGGCTTCGACGGGTTCGAGGCCTTCTACAGCAAGGCGCAACAGGACCATCTCTTCGACGGCTTCGAGGTGGGGGCCTTATCCCCCGCGGAGTTCCGCGCGCGGATCCAGGGCCTGCACGGCGGGGGCATCACCGTGGAGCAGGTGGATGCGTGCTGGAACGCCATGCTGGGCCGGATCCCACAAGAGCGCATCACCCTGCTGCGGCAGCTTCGCGAACGCTACCGCCTGTTGTTGCTCAGCAACACCAACGCCATCCACGTGCCGGCCTTCCAGCGCCTCATTGCTGCGGACAACGGCATCGCCGACTTCCGCACGCTCTTCGACGGGGCCTACTACAGCTGCGAGATCGGCCTGCGCAAGCCGGATGCGGCCGCTTTCCAACATGTGCTGGAGCATCACGGCGCCGACCCGGCGCGCACGCTCTTCATCGACGACAGCATCCAGCACGTCGTCGGAGCGCGCGCCGCAGCGTTGCGCGCCGAGCACCTCGACCTGACGCGGGAGGATGTGAGCGCCCTGGTGGCACGGCTGGGGCTGCTGGCCTAAGCCGCCCTCAAGGCTGCTTCTTCGTCCGCTTCGTCTTGGGCAGGGGCAGCACCTCCGCCATGCGCAGCAGGAGCCCGGCCAGTCGGTCGTCGCCGGTGATCAGGTCCTCCGGCACCAGGAAGTACGCCTTGGAGCCGGGATAGGCGGGCGCCTGCTCACAACGGCCTTCCAACGCGGCGCTCTCCGGCATGATCTTCACGAAGAGCTGGTCGTCGCAGATGAAGGCCACCGGCTTGCCGTCGGCATAAAGTGCGAACTCCCCGAACATCGCCCGCACCGTGAAGCGCTCCGGATGGCCGAGGTGGTGCAGGATGAAGGTCGCCGTCTCCTTGCGCGTGGCCATGCTCAGCGCGCTTCCTGGGTCAGCTCCACCAGCACGCCGTTCGCGTCCCGGGGGTGCACGAAGCACACCAGCTTGTTGTCGGCGCCGGGCTTGGGCTCGTCGCTCAACAGCGTGAAGCCTTCGGCCTTCAACCGGGCCATCTCCACACGGATGTCGTCCACCTCGAAGGCCACGTGATGGATGCCCTCGCCGCGCTTCTCGATGGCCTTGGCGATGGGGCCGTCGGGGCGCGTGCTCTCCAGCAGCTCGATCTTGTTGGGGCCCACCAGGAAGAAGCTGGTGATGACGCCTTCGCGCTCCACGGCTTCGCGTTTGTACGGGGCCACGCCCAGCAACCGGGTGTAGACCGCCTCCGCGGCGTCCAGGTCCTTCACGGCGATGCCGAGGTGCTCGATGCGGATCATGCGGCAAGGTTAGCCGCAAAGACGCAAAGCCGCCAAGAGCGAGCATGAGAAAGCCCTCCGGGTCGCGGAGGGCTTTCGAAGAGGTCCGGAGGCGATCAGCGCTTGATGAAGGTCTCCCCCATCTTGCTGTCGTAGTTGAGGTAGTACAGGTCCTTCTTCAGGGCGGTGATGTCGATCTTGTTGGCGTACCCGCGCTTCACGATGTTGCCGTACTGGTCGTAGATCTCATACAGCGTGGCGGCCGAGAAGAGGATCTCCTCCTTGGGCTTGGGCGGGCTCCAGGTGACCACGGCCACCGAGGGGTCCGTGAACTTCGCCGCTTCGCTGTACCGGCTGCGCTTGGTCATGTCCACCTGCTTCACGCGGAAGGTGTTCTCCCCGCTGTGGGGCGTCACTTTGAACTCATAGCGGTGCTCACCGGGCGTGCCGATGCCCATCACCTCGCCCACCTTCACCCACTTGTTCCAGCGCTTCTGTTCCACCACGTAGGGCAGCTCGCCGGTCTCGTTGGTCGCGGTCCAGGTGTACAGGCCTTCCGGCGAGACGGCCTGCTGCACGATGTCGAAGGTGCTCTTGGGCTTCAGCACCTCGGGGTTCAGCACCACGGGGGTGCATCCGTCCTTGTGCTTGATCTTCACGGTGATGGGATCGCCGAGCTTCAGTCCGAAATTGCCGAGGTCCACCTCGAAGGCGCTGGAATTGATCTCGTCCGTGGCGATCTGGTCGTTCACGGTGACCTCGAAGACGCAGAAGCCCACCCCAGCCTCGGAGAAGGGGTTCTGCACGAAGAGGTTCTTGCCCTGATAGCGACCTTCCACAA
Proteins encoded in this region:
- a CDS encoding HAD family phosphatase → MSRAIDTVLLDLGGVLIDVDYHRTAEAFNALGFDGFEAFYSKAQQDHLFDGFEVGALSPAEFRARIQGLHGGGITVEQVDACWNAMLGRIPQERITLLRQLRERYRLLLLSNTNAIHVPAFQRLIAADNGIADFRTLFDGAYYSCEIGLRKPDAAAFQHVLEHHGADPARTLFIDDSIQHVVGARAAALRAEHLDLTREDVSALVARLGLLA
- a CDS encoding TfoX/Sxy family protein; its protein translation is MATRKETATFILHHLGHPERFTVRAMFGEFALYADGKPVAFICDDQLFVKIMPESAALEGRCEQAPAYPGSKAYFLVPEDLITGDDRLAGLLLRMAEVLPLPKTKRTKKQP
- the mce gene encoding methylmalonyl-CoA epimerase, with product MIRIEHLGIAVKDLDAAEAVYTRLLGVAPYKREAVEREGVITSFFLVGPNKIELLESTRPDGPIAKAIEKRGEGIHHVAFEVDDIRVEMARLKAEGFTLLSDEPKPGADNKLVCFVHPRDANGVLVELTQEAR